The Arvicanthis niloticus isolate mArvNil1 chromosome 21, mArvNil1.pat.X, whole genome shotgun sequence genome includes the window TTTCAAATGACAGGAACCGGAGAAGCACAGGAACCGTCAATGCACTTGTAAAACAGATCAAGCTTCAACTGTACTTTTAAAGACTTTATCTTCTCCAAGCTGTGAAAATGTCAGAACTCTCCAGTTTCCCTCAGCAGAGCCCTTGGTCCCAGTTAGAGACAGATGCAGACTAGGTAGGAGTCCTCTTTCACCAGCACTTACTTAGGAAAGACTGGCAGCAACATCCCACATCTTATTAAGAATCCCCCAAATAAACTGACCATCATATACAACAGGGACACTTTCCAGAATAACAGTATTCTGAACAACTGACGGAACagttttagaaaaagaagaaCTTTCATCCTGAGAAGTTTTCATATATCCATAAATCAAGTAACCTGTGCAAGTAGTATTTTTATAAGTTAAAAGTCACCATGAATTACAAGCTTTTAACAGAATTTCATGTCATACAAAGCTTATCTAAGTGTGGCACATTTCTACTATGAATCattgaattttttcttcttttaagcaCATATTAATCGAAACTGTTACATTACCCAGACTGTTTGATTTAAAATACAATCAAAGGAAATCATTACAAAGTCTGAAAACATAAGCATTCTACTACATAAATATGAGTTACTTTAGTTCAAAAACAAGTAATTTCAATGCAATGGAGACAATTCTGATTAATACATTTTCATGCATGtggaaaaataatttacatttactTCAGGAATAAGTCTCATAGCAAACAAATTACAGCACTTATTCAATAAAAGACTATTAAAATAATTCTAGTTAGAAAATAAAGTAACTTCAATTGATATattataacctttttttttttaatcatgtacATACTCCAAATCCCCCAGAATTTAAGTAGGAAATGTATAGAACATCTTTTAAGGTATATCTTAGGAAAACTAACCAAAATATTACCTTCATTAAAGAGAATGTGTATACATATCCACATTTGTTAGACCTGTATGCAAAAATTTAATGAAACATGGAAGAAATCAGGATTTCAAATTTTTCTGGAATATTAATACTAAGTCAAATCACTTACCTGCTAAATAAAAACAGCTTGAGGTATTTCCAAGGCAGAAGCAATCATCTTAACACTACAAACCACAATAATGAAAACAGCCTCCTTTGAACATTTATATCTGGTTTACAGTTGGGGCATAGGAGAGGATTTGCCAAACAGCCGCCCATCTCACCTAGATCCCTGCTTCCCTTCTGAAGTGTAAGCTTCCAGGGAAATGGTCACATACAAACATTTCAAGTAGCTTGGGACTCCAGAATGCAACACTTTAGCCAAATGAGAAGGAATTTAAAATTCTAGCCAAGACCCACCTGACCTCTTTAGATATTAATTTCTATGCTGGACAATCTAAAGTCTGAAATCAAAGTCATTATCGGAGAATTATAATAGAGAAACTGTAACATATGAACCACTTCAACAAAGAGGGACTTTAAGCCTTTACACAGGACACATGAAAATGATgaagtgttttatttatatttagtctTTCTTCAATCTGAACTGTAACCAAATTTTCAAAGGTTAGCAAGTCATTACACTCATACATCTCATATCCCTTTCATCACACAGTAGGCACACATATACAGCATCATGTCAACAGTTTAAGCAGTAGACGCATTTCACATGAAAGAGGCTCTATGCATCACATGGCCTGTCCCAATGAAAAGTAGACATTAGAATGTCATTTTAGCAGTTACAATATTGATATAATCAATATAGCTAATTTTTATATCcatcatatatttttataagcCACCCATATGTAAGAAGCAAAGaacataggcttttttttttttaaagttatgtgccAACTTCAAAATGACATACTAACCAGGCATCAGCATTCAAAAGCTAGGTTGAACAGGACTGGCCTTGATGCACATGCAGTAGATTTGGtttcagaatataaaattaaatggtgATGTCAGCAGTATTACTACTGTTTCTATACTTATGATTAATTACTAGCAGCACAACTCccagaaggaaggagatggaTCCAATAGTGATGTAAGCAATTCCCAAAAATGGATTCTTTCCTCCCATCCATGAAATAGTGCTCAAGATCATCCGTTTTCGTCCATCAAAAGAATGCACAGGGTAATCTGACAAGGGTATAGGAAGACTGTCTGTCTGTGGTTACATGATGTTTCAAACACAAGCTCTAAAGTTAACACTTAATTTAATTATAACTTGTTTATATAATTCTGATACATGGGTACCTTGCTTGTATATTATGaatcaagatagatagatagatagatagatagatagataggcaggcagacagacagacagacagacagacagacagacagataatgagAGAGTGAActatattttgttatgtttttaaaacataaggtcttgctatgtagctctgcaTGTGCTGGAACcaactatgtagacaaggctggcctttaaGTCACAaaagattggcctgcctctgcctcccaagtgctgggatgtacTACtaggcactgaaaaaaaaaaaaaaaaaaccaaccaaacaaacaaacaaaacaaactatctttaaaaactacttcagaattttttttctctatatagaACTAGACACTGAGCCCATGGCAAGGCACTCTACCCCCCCATACATATTCCTAGACCTgatctagttaaaaaaaaaaaattaatgttgctAGTAGAAGCAAAATGTcttaacaaaacaataaaattcgGTTCTATATAGTATCTTAGGTAGTTTTAGTCTTATTACCAAAGAAGGACTAAAGGCTTCAGGATAATGTAATGTGGAAAAATACAACAAATGAGCACCCACGATGGCCACATACACGACATGTTTAAACCATACCTACAGGACAGAGTACTCTAGGGAGAGGGTCACAAAGCAAGTTTTAGCTGGTTCATTTGGAACAATAACTAAACTTATGCTCAAAAAATTGATAGCTTAGTGCAGAATTCAAAACTGACTAGTAAGGAGATataagagaggagaaagcagtgtTGGATGAACATTTACATGGCCCACTCTAGGATGCTGAAAAGAGTAgtcaaaactaaaactaaaatctGAGCTGAAACTCCTCGAAGGGGCCCCAGTCTGGAGGTGTGGCAGGCTCTGCTCTAATTACTGAAATCAATCTTAACCTGAGGCAAGAATCAGTGCTACTTAATCTAACTCTCCAAGGATCAGACACAGTATCAAATCAACTGTGTTCCTCCGTGCTCTTCTTCCTCTAAaaattcctttttctgttttaaactcCATTCAACTCTGCTCTTAATCCCCTCCTTATCTTGCACAGCTAGCTCCCAATGTTTTGCAAGCCCCCAGGTTTCTCTATTGTTCAACTATCAAGTCTTTTAGATGTCCTACATTCTTCCTGACGACAGAATTCCCAGTACTATAGACGTTCCTCTCCCATGGTCTATATTAGGCTACACACTGGCACACACCAGTACGCTGTGCAGGATCTTTTTAGCTGCTAACTAGAGTACTGCCTTATATTCTGGCTATCCTCTCAAAATAGTGGGTCTTTCCGGCAGCACATAAAGTGAGTCTGTGTATCTAAAACTGCTCCTAAACGGCTATAGTGTCAAAGCCATTGTTGCTTTCAGTCAGGCACTATTAGGCCATTTTCAGCTATATAAACAAGAGTCCAAGAACCAGAGATaatctttattttgaaaattggCCTATTAACTATTTACTATGCAACTCAAACTAGAAAAAaacacaaccaccaccaaaacaaaaaagaaaacaaaacaaaaacaaaccccaccTAGGCTGggtgtggttgtgcacacctttaatccaagcacatctgaggcagaagaaagcaaatctgagtttgagactagcctagtCTCATAGATATAGAGAATTCCAGATCATCCAGGGCTACATGATGAGGCCgggtctcaaacaaataaacaaaaagaatgaacttATGATTTATTTAGATAATAAAAAGTGCAAAGATCCAACACACGTTTAAAAGCTAACATTCGGAAATCTTTAGATTCAGTGTATATATAAACGATGGCAAAGTACTTTAAAACACTGAACTCTGTCAAGGGATAAAAAGAACTGACCAGTGCTTCCTTCTTGTAAAAGACTGCTTCTGGGCCAGAGCAATGTCCTAGTGGGTAAAGAAAGGCCCTGTtggtcaagcctgatgacctgagttcaattcctgaaacCCATGTAAAAAGGCGACAGGAGAAAATCAAGTTCTCTCTCTATGGTGTCCTCTTACCAGCACACATGCACCCTGGTGCACGTGcgtacatcatcatcatcatcataaacatctttgaaatttaaaaaaaaaaaaaataaggcttgaTTGATATCTATGCAGAAGTGGAAGTACCAGGCCCCACGTTCAATTACCAGTACCACAAAATAAGTACATGAATCTAAAGCACAAAGTGACACGTCACATAACTGACATAaggatttcatgaaattcttttcAAACTCTGTGTGTACACGtaaccaaaaaataaaaggataCTGTACGTGATGTTCAAATAGTACTGTCCAGCTGGTAGCGTCGGGTGTAAGTCATCTCTCCGCTCTATGAGACGGTACAACTTACGGAAAGTAGGCAATGCTGCAGTGCGCATCCAGACAATGAAGTCTTCATTTATGAATCCATTATTACTTTCATCATCAGGGTCTAGCTCATATACTGGTTTATGCCAGTTTACTGGCTTTGTTGTATCTTGATAAGTtatggagggagagagatggaaaatcaaatattaaattttataaacagTTTCAGTGAAAATTTacagtactaaaaaaaaaaaagaaaaagcacaaattATAATCTGAATAGTTTCTTATATTCAAaggtataaatatattcatatcctaaggatatctttaaaaaatctaaagaaaaaccAACTCTCTATataacaaaaagtaaaaagaacagTTAATATCTCAAGAGAATATAAAAAGGATACCGAGGAAAAGGCAGATTGCTTCATGTAAAAATACAGCATTAAGCAATATATGAGCCactgagatggcttagcagaacAGATTCCCACAAggtgttctctgacttccacttaTGTACTTggtacatacacacgcacacgcacacgcacacacacacacacacacaaatgtgaaaataaattttaaaaagaaatattgaattATGAAACTAAGGcaatagagaaacaaaactaTATGTGGATTATAAATAAGAGTTTGTTAAAACAAACTGTGGTAGTTTATAAGGATTACAGCTAAAAAATACCAGAGAAATTCAAATAACaattaaaagaacacattttcatTACAATTTTAGTACATTTTAACACTTACATAACTTGGTATAATGTTGAGaaagaaaatgctgttctttagggaaaaaaattaagattcttAAGACAAACTTTAGGTCACCTTACTAAGCCCACTTTTAGACGAATGGGATACTGGTCATGTTTTACCTTTAAACTTTTCTTGGAGGCTCTCTCttccaggtggatttctgaatttcaCATTTTTATCTGTCCACCAAGCAATACCTTTTTTCTTCAAAGGAATTGGAATAGGCTTGGGATCAGATTCGTTGGCAACCAGAAACAATTCTAACGTATCTAAGCACAAGAAAATGGAAGATATTACTAATATTATTACTAATATTTACTAAAAATCCATAGCACCTGATTTACTCTATGAGAAATAAGAATCTGGGATTTGTTCCAGAAGTAGttgagagagaaggcagagggtcAACAGGTACTCTTTACTCAGAGGTAAATCAACTTTTGCAATTTTAGAATTCTAAATGCACAGGTGGGCTTGTCTTCATTTACTACATATTCAGGTCACTCTCTTCACATGTGAGGAGACCATGAAAATTAACACTAATCCAAATACAGCTGAAAGGACATCTTTCTTATCTTTTGCTGGCCACTGCTGCATTCCTAACAGTTCCTGCCGCTCCACTGTCCTGTACTTGGTACTCAGCTCTGGAAACACAGATGGTACAATGAACAAGTCCTTTTGAATGTGTTATAAACAGAAATCAGGGACTTGGtgtaaaacacacaaaatatttcagTAATACCAACATGTTTGAATGACACTGGTTTTGGTACACTggattaaataaattattctagTTAATTTTACTTGTTTCCTTTGGGGACTTTTAATATAAGCACTAGAAAATTTGAAATCTTTTGTATTTGTGGTTCAAACTGTGTATCTATCAGACAATGCGTATCTAAATGATCAACTGTTATCAAAAGTGACTCCGTGGCTTTTACTTTCTTATAAGAAATTGgagaaaaattctattttcttctcagagAGAGAAATCCATTCTCATAAAAGAATGTTCAAAAGGAAATCACAGGGCATCAAGATCCTATTAACTATCTGAGTAGTTATCTTGAAGGTGAATTTAGACTCCTAATCATTTACCCACAGGGATGCTAACGTCTAGCATACCATTAAACATGCTGTTGGCAATGGCTCCACAGGGAGCAATTGGTTTGTCTTCACTTCTTCGATAAGGTTCACATTCCTTACTTGGATTCtagttttgaaaaggaaaaagagagagaaattatcATCTAGATCTCTGGGAAGATGATGAGCTAGTCCTAATTACTAATTAAAAGTTACTTTTTAATTAGTATTTTCCTCACTCACAACGTATACGATGAGTCTGTAAGGAAAATAAGCTCTAAACTAACGCCACATTTCAATACTCAA containing:
- the Tmem30a gene encoding cell cycle control protein 50A → MAHAFRLALWKGEARESSWIDYTGTEPSSPCNKCLSPNVTSCACTINFTLEQSFEGNVFMYYGLSNFYQNHRRYVKSRDDSQLNGDPSALLNPSKECEPYRRSEDKPIAPCGAIANSMFNDTLELFLVANESDPKPIPIPLKKKGIAWWTDKNVKFRNPPGRESLQEKFKDTTKPVNWHKPVYELDPDDESNNGFINEDFIVWMRTAALPTFRKLYRLIERRDDLHPTLPAGQYYLNITYNYPVHSFDGRKRMILSTISWMGGKNPFLGIAYITIGSISFLLGVVLLVINHKYRNSSNTADITI